The following nucleotide sequence is from Psychroflexus torquis ATCC 700755.
TAATTTGTATTTCCTAAGTTTTTAATAGTCCATGAATTACCATTGACTTTGTAAGATGCAATCTCAGAACCATTTTGAGTCGTCCCTACATTTAAAAAATAAAATAAACCGTCTGATGGTGCAGGGCGAACGCATTAAAAAAAGTTTAAGTTAATTGGGTAAAAATGAGTGTTAATCACTTAAAATTCATCATATTATTTGTTGTTTTTTAGTTTAAAATATTGTATATTATATTGATAACCAATACTTTATACATTTTGAAAACTACCCAAAAGCTAAAGACCATATTTGGTCAAATACCCGACTTTAGACGTTCTCACAAGCAACTTTACGATTTAGAAAGCATCCTTCTCATCGGGATTATTTCAGTGATTTGTGGAGCAGATTCATGGAATGAAATGGAAAACTACGCCAACTCAAAAGAAGAATTTCTTCGTAGCTTCCTTGATTTGCCTAATGGTATCCCCTCGCACGACACATTTAATCGCGTTTTTTCTAATATTGACAGTAATCAATTTGAAAAATGCTTTATACAATGGGTTAGTGCTCTTGCACAACTACAGCCCAGAGAAATCATTGCTATAGATGGTAAAACAATTAGAGGTGCTAAAGCTGGCGGTAAAAAATCCCCAGTACACATGGTTAGTGCTTGGGCAAATGACAATAATTTGGTTTTAGGACAAGTGAAAGTTTCCCACAAGTCAAATGAGATCACTGCCATTCCAAAATTATTAAAAGTCTTATCCATAGAAAATACTATTGTAACTATTGATGCTATGGGATGTCAAACTAAAATAGCTAAGGCCATCGTTAAAAAAAATGCAGACTATATCTTGGCTGTAAAAGAGAATCAACCTCAGTTACTAGAGCATATTGAAGATGAATTTAGATTTGGAAAAACTATGGAATCAAACCTTAGCCAAGAATTAGACCATGGCAGAATAGAAACCAGGACGTGCAGTGTAATAAGCAACTTTAAGTTTATTTTAAAAAACAATAACTGGGAAAACCTAACAAGTGTTATAAAAATAGAAAGCAAACGTGAGTTTAAAAACTCACAAAAGCCTGCACAACACGCAATACGATATTATATTTCAAGTATAAAGGCTAGCTCCCAAGATTTTCAAAAAGCCATTCGTTCTCATTGGTCTATAGAAAATAAGTTACACTGGACTTTAGATGTTGCTTTTTCAGAAGATGCTTCTAGAAAAAGAACAGGTAACTCCACTCAAAATTTCTCCATACTCAATAAAATTGCACTAAATTTATTGAAAAATGAAAAATCATTAAAAACAGGGGTGAAGAGCAGAAGACTTCAAGCGGGATGGGACAATCACTATCTGATAAAAGTGCTGAATCTAATGAAAGTTTAATGCGTTTGCCCTGTCTGATGGTGTAAAATCGTCAGAAGCATTATCCCAAGTAAATGTTATAGAATCATCAGTATTTATTTGATTCGAAAGATTTGCAGGTACATTCGGTTGTGTATTGACCACATCGATATTGTTTTTATGTAAAACTGATTGAGATACATAAGCAGCATCATCAAAAAAACCAGAAACTAAAATATCAAAGTCGTTCTCATTGTCGTAATCGGACCAAGTCACATTTGTGCTTCCACCAAGATTAATAAGACCTTCTTCTACCAACGTAAAAACCGTGCCGTCGTTTCTATAAAGATAAGTAAGATCATTAAAGTTATTATCTGTACCAGATAACACTAAATCTAAATCACCATCGTTATCATAATCTCCCCAAGCTAATGGCGTTGTACCACTTGAATTACCGACACCTTCTAATACAATATTTGAATCCGTAAACATACCGGTTCCGTCATTATTATAAATTTTACTTAAGTAATCATAATTAGCATCATAACCTGTGAATACTAAATCTAAGTCACCATCATTATCGTAATCTCCAAGCGTTACCCAGCTATCTGCTGTGGCAAAAGGGATTTGACCTTCTGAGAAAATACCGTCTACATTATTGAATATTTGAGCATAATTATCGCCGTTTAAATCATAGCCATTAATTATAATATCTAAATCTTCATCTTTATCAATATCTCCAAACACAGCATTACCACCTTGTACCCCTGGTAAATTAGCAATTGCATCAGAGAATGTGCCATTAGTATTATTATAAATTGTGGTACCCCTTCCATTACTCCCTACTCCTGTAATCAATAGATCCAAATCTCCATCATTATCATAATCACCAAAATCAATAGAACTATAAATGACGCCTTCTAACTCTTGTTTTACGGTAAAAACGCCACTATTATTTTCATAGACGGTCAAGAAAAAAGAGGTGATATCATCATAATTTTGACCAGAGACTACTAAATCCATATCACCATCATAATCAATATCTAAAAACTTTACAGCTCCTAAATGGAGACCTTGTACATTAGGCTGTGAAATCAAACTCATTACTCCATTGTTATTTTCATAGAAATCTACTTTACTTGTGTCAGCAAATTCATTAGCATCTGTATCTAAAGCTCCAGAAATGACAAGGTCTTTATCGCCGTCATTGTCAATATCTGCCCAATCTGATGATGAGAAAAAATAGTCGTCGATTTCAGATGTAATAGGTTCAAATACACTTGGTGTTATTGTTTGGTTTAAAAATACTGTAGTCTTTGGTGTATTGTTTTCATCATATCCTGAAATAACAATATCAGGCCTCCCATCGTTGTTAATATCTCCAGAATCGCCATCTCCATAATATGAAGCTGTTAAGACGCTATCAGTTTGTGTGAAAGTGTCGTCTCCATTATTTACAAAAACGTAATGCGCAGAATCACCCTCTCCTGGTGTTGTTGTTGCGCCAACTATTAGTAGATCTACTAAACCATCTAAGTTAAAATCATTCCATTCCAAAATGCTATGTGAAACACCTGGAAGATTAATGTTTAATGGTGTAAAAGTGTTACCATCTATATTTTTATAAATGGTTGTTTGGCGTTCTACGCCACTATATCCACCTGTGACAGAGACAACTAAGTCTATAAATCCGTCGTTATTGTAATCTGCCCATTCTGTATCTCCTAACCAACTTTGAGTTAAATCAATGTTACTGTTAGAAAAGGTATTATCACCATTATTGGTATATATATTAACAGAATAGCTACCACTAATTGCGTCAAACCCGCTTAAAAGAAAGTCTGGGTAATTATCATTATTATAATCAGCCCATTTTATTCTTCCATAATTCATTCCAGGAATCGTTTCTAGATTGTTAATTTCTGTTACTGTATTATCTCCATTGTTTATAAATAATTTGGTTACAAATGTCCATGTATTAGTTTCAATGCCTGTAGTAGATATATCTACATCACCATCATTATCAAAATCTGAAAAAGCAACTTCGCCCAAGTACATTGGAGGCAGTCCTAATTCTAATTCGCTAAAAGTGTTATCGGTATTGTTTATGTATAGTTTTGTTAACCCACTTACGGAAGCATCATGTCCTTGTATAAGAATGTCTTGATAACCATCGTCATTATAATCTGCCCATCGTGCAGAACCTAGAGCTACTTGTGGTAGGTTACTTGTTGTTTGA
It contains:
- a CDS encoding ISAs1-like element ISPto5 family transposase, producing the protein MKTTQKLKTIFGQIPDFRRSHKQLYDLESILLIGIISVICGADSWNEMENYANSKEEFLRSFLDLPNGIPSHDTFNRVFSNIDSNQFEKCFIQWVSALAQLQPREIIAIDGKTIRGAKAGGKKSPVHMVSAWANDNNLVLGQVKVSHKSNEITAIPKLLKVLSIENTIVTIDAMGCQTKIAKAIVKKNADYILAVKENQPQLLEHIEDEFRFGKTMESNLSQELDHGRIETRTCSVISNFKFILKNNNWENLTSVIKIESKREFKNSQKPAQHAIRYYISSIKASSQDFQKAIRSHWSIENKLHWTLDVAFSEDASRKRTGNSTQNFSILNKIALNLLKNEKSLKTGVKSRRLQAGWDNHYLIKVLNLMKV
- a CDS encoding FG-GAP repeat domain-containing protein, which translates into the protein MILNKRLQLVIFAMACICSVKAQDFSPISTSLPEIYNSITALGDVDNDGDMDLYLSGNNASGDIEGGLYIYHNDNYILQTTSNLPQVALGSARWADYNDDGYQDILIQGHDASVSGLTKLYINNTDNTFSELELGLPPMYLGEVAFSDFDNDGDVDISTTGIETNTWTFVTKLFINNGDNTVTEINNLETIPGMNYGRIKWADYNNDNYPDFLLSGFDAISGSYSVNIYTNNGDNTFSNSNIDLTQSWLGDTEWADYNNDGFIDLVVSVTGGYSGVERQTTIYKNIDGNTFTPLNINLPGVSHSILEWNDFNLDGLVDLLIVGATTTPGEGDSAHYVFVNNGDDTFTQTDSVLTASYYGDGDSGDINNDGRPDIVISGYDENNTPKTTVFLNQTITPSVFEPITSEIDDYFFSSSDWADIDNDGDKDLVISGALDTDANEFADTSKVDFYENNNGVMSLISQPNVQGLHLGAVKFLDIDYDGDMDLVVSGQNYDDITSFFLTVYENNSGVFTVKQELEGVIYSSIDFGDYDNDGDLDLLITGVGSNGRGTTIYNNTNGTFSDAIANLPGVQGGNAVFGDIDKDEDLDIIINGYDLNGDNYAQIFNNVDGIFSEGQIPFATADSWVTLGDYDNDGDLDLVFTGYDANYDYLSKIYNNDGTGMFTDSNIVLEGVGNSSGTTPLAWGDYDNDGDLDLVLSGTDNNFNDLTYLYRNDGTVFTLVEEGLINLGGSTNVTWSDYDNENDFDILVSGFFDDAAYVSQSVLHKNNIDVVNTQPNVPANLSNQINTDDSITFTWDNASDDFTPSDRANALNFH